One region of Pseudomonas alvandae genomic DNA includes:
- the yghU gene encoding glutathione-dependent disulfide-bond oxidoreductase translates to MSQASYVPPKVWKHEAPSGGQFASINRPVAGPTHEKPLPVGKHPLQLYSLATPNGVKVTIMLEELLALGHAGAEYDAWLIRIGEGDQFSSGFVEVNPNSKIPALLDRSVEPPLRVFESGSILLYLAEKFGALLPSDPAGRTETLNWLFWQMGSAPYLGGGFGHFYAYAPEKMEYPINRFTMEAKRQLDVLDRRLAENRYLAGDQYTIADIAVWPWYGQLVRNNVYSAAEFLSAHEYTHVQRWAEEIANRPAVKRGQRVNRTWGDEASQVPERHRAEDLE, encoded by the coding sequence ATGAGCCAAGCGTCTTACGTTCCGCCCAAAGTCTGGAAACATGAGGCCCCCTCGGGTGGCCAGTTCGCCAGCATCAACCGGCCTGTCGCCGGGCCGACCCATGAGAAGCCGTTGCCGGTGGGCAAGCACCCGCTGCAACTCTATTCATTGGCAACGCCCAATGGCGTGAAAGTCACGATCATGCTCGAAGAGCTGCTGGCCCTCGGGCATGCCGGCGCGGAATACGACGCCTGGCTGATTCGCATCGGCGAAGGCGACCAGTTCTCCAGCGGCTTCGTCGAGGTCAATCCGAACTCCAAGATCCCGGCCTTGCTGGACCGCAGCGTCGAGCCGCCGCTCCGTGTGTTCGAGTCCGGTTCGATCCTGCTGTACCTGGCGGAAAAATTCGGCGCCTTGCTGCCCAGCGATCCAGCCGGCCGTACTGAAACCCTGAACTGGCTGTTCTGGCAGATGGGCTCGGCGCCTTACCTGGGTGGCGGTTTCGGCCATTTCTATGCCTACGCGCCAGAAAAAATGGAGTACCCGATCAACCGCTTCACCATGGAAGCCAAGCGCCAACTGGATGTACTGGACCGTCGCCTGGCCGAAAACAGGTACCTGGCCGGCGACCAGTACACCATCGCCGACATCGCGGTCTGGCCCTGGTACGGCCAACTGGTGCGGAACAACGTGTACTCGGCGGCCGAGTTCCTGTCGGCCCACGAATACACCCACGTGCAGCGCTGGGCCGAGGAAATCGCCAATCGGCCCGCGGTCAAGCGAGGACAGCGTGTCAACCGGACCTGGGGCGATGAGGCGAGCCAGGTGCCGGAGCGGCATCGGGCGGAGGATCTGGAGTAG
- a CDS encoding ABC transporter ATP-binding protein has product MYKLTVEDLHKSYGNHEVLKGVSLKASTGDVISLIGASGSGKSTFLRCINFLETPNDGAMSLDGKPIRMVKDHLGLHVADASELQRLRTRLAMVFQHFNLWGHMTVLDNISLAPRRVLGVGKKEAEERARHYLEKVGLPARVAEQFPAFLSGGQQQRVAIARALAMEPEVMLFDEPTSALDPELVGEVLKVIQGLAEEGRTMIMVTHEMSFARKVSSQLLFLHQGQVEEQGGAEILDNPRSERLQQFLSNGLK; this is encoded by the coding sequence ATGTACAAACTGACCGTTGAAGATTTGCACAAAAGCTACGGCAACCACGAAGTGCTCAAGGGCGTGTCGCTCAAAGCCAGTACCGGCGATGTCATCAGCCTGATTGGGGCCAGCGGCTCCGGTAAAAGTACCTTCCTGCGCTGTATCAATTTTCTCGAAACCCCCAACGATGGCGCCATGAGCCTGGACGGCAAGCCGATTCGCATGGTCAAGGATCATCTGGGGTTGCACGTGGCCGACGCCAGTGAGTTGCAGCGCCTGCGCACGCGCTTGGCGATGGTATTCCAGCATTTCAATCTGTGGGGGCACATGACGGTGCTCGACAACATCAGCCTTGCGCCGCGCCGGGTGCTGGGTGTCGGTAAGAAAGAAGCTGAGGAGCGGGCCCGGCATTACCTGGAAAAGGTCGGGTTGCCGGCGCGGGTGGCCGAGCAATTTCCGGCCTTTCTGTCGGGTGGCCAGCAGCAACGGGTCGCCATTGCCCGCGCGCTGGCAATGGAGCCCGAAGTCATGCTCTTCGACGAGCCGACCTCTGCCTTGGACCCTGAGTTGGTGGGAGAGGTACTCAAGGTCATTCAGGGACTTGCGGAGGAAGGTCGGACCATGATCATGGTGACGCATGAAATGAGCTTCGCCCGCAAGGTCTCGAGCCAACTACTGTTTCTTCATCAGGGCCAGGTCGAGGAGCAGGGCGGGGCCGAGATCCTCGACAACCCGCGCAGCGAGCGCCTGCAGCAATTCCTGTCCAATGGGTTGAAGTGA
- a CDS encoding ABC transporter permease has product MIELLKMYGEPFFYSDGQQITGLAMTLWLLSASLFVGFIVSIPLSIARVSSRCLVRWPVQFYTYLFRGTPLYIQLLICYTGIYSLAAVRAQPLLDAFFRDAMNCTILAFALNTCAYTTEIFAGAIRSMAHGEIEAAKAYGLSGWKLYAFVIMPSALRRSLPYYSNEVILMLHSTTVAFTATVPDILKVARDANSATFLTFQSFGIAALIYLAVTFALVGLFRLAERRWLAFLGPAH; this is encoded by the coding sequence ATGATCGAACTTCTGAAGATGTATGGGGAGCCGTTTTTCTACAGCGATGGGCAGCAGATCACGGGCCTGGCGATGACGCTTTGGCTGCTCAGTGCCTCCCTTTTCGTCGGCTTCATCGTGTCGATCCCGCTGTCCATTGCCCGGGTCTCATCCCGTTGCCTGGTGCGCTGGCCGGTGCAGTTCTACACCTACCTGTTTCGCGGGACGCCGCTCTATATCCAGTTGCTGATCTGTTATACCGGTATCTACAGCCTGGCGGCGGTACGGGCGCAGCCGTTGCTGGATGCGTTCTTTCGCGATGCGATGAACTGCACGATCCTGGCGTTTGCCCTCAACACTTGCGCCTACACCACGGAGATTTTCGCCGGCGCCATTCGCAGCATGGCCCATGGTGAAATCGAGGCGGCCAAAGCCTATGGCCTGTCCGGTTGGAAGCTCTACGCCTTCGTGATAATGCCTTCCGCGCTGCGCCGTTCGCTGCCGTACTACAGCAACGAAGTCATTCTGATGCTGCATTCCACGACGGTGGCCTTCACCGCGACGGTACCGGACATCTTGAAAGTGGCCCGGGACGCCAACTCCGCGACCTTCCTGACCTTCCAATCGTTTGGCATAGCAGCGCTGATCTACCTGGCGGTGACGTTCGCACTCGTCGGCCTGTTCCGCCTCGCCGAGCGTCGCTGGCTGGCTTTCCTCGGCCCGGCTCATTAG
- a CDS encoding ABC transporter permease, which translates to MIDTLSNALELAGFSLKGFGPLLLNGAWMTVKLSVASLLLSVLLGLAGASAKLSGKHWLRMPAQLYTTLIRGVPDLVLMLLIFYSLQTWLTMITIALGWDYIEINPFAAGILTLGFIYGAYFTETFRGAMLAVPRGQLEAATAYGLSRAQRFRLVVFPQMMRFALPGLGNNWMVILKATALVSIIGLADLVKAAQDAGKSTYQLFFFLVLAALAYLVITSVSNVVLRHLERRYATGCREAVR; encoded by the coding sequence ATGATCGACACACTATCAAACGCGTTGGAGCTCGCAGGGTTCAGCCTGAAGGGCTTCGGGCCGCTGTTGCTGAACGGTGCCTGGATGACCGTCAAATTGTCCGTCGCTTCGCTGCTGCTCAGTGTGCTGTTGGGACTTGCCGGGGCCAGCGCCAAGCTCTCCGGCAAGCACTGGCTTCGCATGCCGGCGCAGCTCTACACCACGCTTATTCGCGGCGTACCGGACCTGGTGCTGATGCTGCTGATTTTCTACAGCCTGCAAACCTGGCTGACGATGATCACGATCGCGCTGGGATGGGACTACATCGAGATCAACCCGTTCGCGGCCGGGATCCTCACCCTCGGATTCATCTATGGTGCCTATTTCACCGAGACCTTTCGCGGCGCGATGCTCGCGGTTCCCCGTGGGCAATTGGAAGCCGCCACTGCCTATGGCTTGAGCCGGGCGCAACGCTTTCGCCTGGTGGTTTTTCCGCAGATGATGCGCTTTGCCCTGCCGGGGCTGGGCAACAACTGGATGGTCATCCTCAAGGCCACTGCGCTGGTCTCGATCATCGGCCTGGCTGACCTGGTAAAGGCCGCCCAGGACGCGGGCAAGAGCACCTACCAACTGTTCTTTTTCCTGGTGCTTGCGGCGTTGGCCTATCTGGTCATCACCAGCGTCTCCAACGTTGTCCTGCGTCACTTGGAACGGCGTTATGCAACGGGTTGCCGGGAGGCCGTGCGATGA
- a CDS encoding transporter substrate-binding domain-containing protein — MISLRKLCAVLLLPLCVGVASAKDYTTLRFGVDANYAPFESKSADGSLKGFDIDLGNAICARLQVKCVWVDSDFDGLIPGLRAGKFDGILSSMTVTPTREKAIDFSDELFSGPTSYVFKKGSGLSEEVASLKGKTVGYFQGSIQEAYAKSVLEKAGVKTQSYQNQDQVYYDLVAGRLDASIQDTLQAKLGFMASPQSAGYELSNTVDSPYLPAKTAIGIAKGNADLKALLNKAIQALHDDGTYDSIQKQYFGDLNLYSGK; from the coding sequence ATGATTTCGTTGAGAAAGTTGTGTGCGGTCCTGCTGTTACCGTTATGTGTGGGCGTGGCTTCGGCCAAGGACTACACGACACTGCGCTTTGGTGTCGATGCCAACTACGCGCCCTTCGAATCCAAATCGGCCGATGGCAGCCTCAAAGGGTTTGATATCGATCTGGGCAACGCTATTTGCGCCAGGCTGCAAGTCAAGTGCGTCTGGGTCGATAGCGATTTCGACGGTCTTATTCCTGGTCTGAGGGCTGGCAAGTTCGACGGCATCCTGTCTTCCATGACCGTGACCCCCACACGCGAAAAAGCCATCGACTTTTCGGACGAACTCTTTTCCGGTCCTACCTCCTACGTGTTCAAGAAAGGCTCGGGGCTGAGCGAGGAGGTGGCTTCGCTCAAGGGCAAGACCGTCGGTTATTTCCAGGGCAGCATCCAGGAGGCCTACGCAAAATCTGTCCTGGAGAAAGCGGGTGTGAAAACCCAGTCCTACCAGAATCAGGATCAGGTTTATTACGACCTGGTGGCGGGGCGCCTGGACGCCTCCATTCAGGACACGCTGCAAGCGAAACTGGGTTTCATGGCGTCGCCTCAAAGTGCCGGTTATGAACTCAGCAACACCGTGGACAGCCCCTACCTGCCGGCCAAGACGGCCATCGGCATTGCCAAGGGCAACGCCGACTTGAAGGCCCTGTTGAACAAGGCCATCCAGGCGCTCCATGACGATGGCACCTACGATTCGATCCAGAAGCAATATTTCGGCGATCTGAATCTCTACAGCGGCAAATGA
- a CDS encoding DMT family transporter yields the protein MAWLSLIIAGLLEVVWAFSMKQSDGLTRVGPTVITLITVIASFALLSYSMKSLPLGTAYTIWTGIGAVGAFAAGIIFLGEPASLSRVVAAVLIVSGLLMMKLVSA from the coding sequence GTGGCTTGGCTGAGTTTAATAATTGCTGGATTACTTGAAGTGGTTTGGGCGTTTTCGATGAAACAGTCCGATGGATTAACTCGGGTCGGCCCGACGGTGATTACCCTGATAACGGTCATTGCCAGTTTTGCCTTGCTGTCCTATTCAATGAAAAGTTTGCCGCTCGGCACCGCCTATACCATCTGGACAGGCATTGGCGCGGTGGGAGCGTTCGCGGCAGGCATCATTTTCCTGGGCGAGCCGGCCAGCCTGTCGCGGGTCGTGGCTGCGGTCCTGATTGTCAGTGGTTTGTTGATGATGAAGTTGGTTTCTGCCTGA
- a CDS encoding trans-sulfuration enzyme family protein: MRPDKKNLSSLSAATLAVHGGNVADATSGAVRTPLVMANSYLLPEDPATMDWSSPDGLVYTRNQGHNQVCLEKKLAALEGCEAAVVFATGVAALHSVFFSFLKSGDHVIVSDITYQAVWRLFAELLPERYGIEATFVDVGDLDSVRQALRPNTRLIHTEVIANPTTKVADIGALTEIAHAHGALISVDATFTPPPFFRASQQGVDFVVHSLTKYINGHGDAMGGVVIGTQRMIDKIKNDALVDLGATISPFNAWMIMRGSVTLPLRLNQLLSSAGKIAEFLDSDDRIAYVYYPGLASHPQHELARRQFAGKGYGAMMAFAVKGDPDTQNRFVSNLRIITSAVSLGHDESLIVHVGAEGRGGFDKYPEEFRQYGHLRFSVGLEDPEDLISDITAALDETFK, translated from the coding sequence ATGCGTCCTGATAAAAAGAACCTGTCCTCGCTGTCTGCGGCCACCCTGGCGGTGCATGGCGGCAACGTTGCCGACGCCACCAGTGGCGCGGTTCGCACGCCCCTGGTGATGGCCAACTCTTATCTGCTGCCTGAAGACCCGGCCACCATGGACTGGTCGAGTCCGGACGGGCTGGTGTACACGCGCAACCAAGGTCATAACCAGGTGTGCCTGGAGAAAAAACTCGCCGCACTCGAAGGTTGTGAAGCGGCTGTGGTATTCGCCACCGGCGTAGCGGCGTTGCATTCGGTGTTCTTCTCATTCCTGAAGAGCGGCGATCACGTCATCGTCAGTGATATTACCTATCAGGCGGTCTGGCGGCTCTTTGCGGAACTGCTGCCTGAGCGCTACGGCATCGAAGCGACGTTCGTCGACGTGGGTGACCTGGATTCGGTACGCCAGGCCCTACGGCCCAATACCCGGCTGATCCACACCGAAGTGATCGCCAACCCGACCACCAAGGTGGCGGACATCGGAGCGCTGACTGAAATTGCCCATGCCCACGGCGCGTTGATCAGCGTGGACGCGACGTTCACGCCCCCGCCATTTTTCCGCGCCAGCCAACAGGGCGTCGATTTTGTCGTGCACTCGTTGACCAAATACATCAACGGCCACGGCGATGCCATGGGGGGCGTGGTGATCGGCACCCAACGGATGATCGACAAGATCAAGAACGATGCGCTCGTCGACCTCGGCGCGACCATCTCGCCGTTCAACGCCTGGATGATCATGCGCGGCTCGGTCACGCTGCCGCTGCGCCTGAACCAGCTATTGAGCAGCGCCGGGAAAATCGCTGAATTTCTCGACTCCGACGATCGCATCGCCTACGTCTATTACCCCGGGCTGGCGTCTCATCCCCAGCATGAATTGGCGCGCCGACAGTTCGCCGGCAAGGGGTACGGAGCCATGATGGCGTTTGCGGTGAAAGGCGATCCGGACACGCAAAACCGCTTTGTCTCGAACCTGCGCATCATCACGTCAGCGGTATCACTGGGGCATGATGAGTCGCTGATCGTGCACGTCGGCGCGGAGGGCCGGGGCGGTTTCGACAAGTACCCTGAAGAATTCCGCCAGTACGGGCATTTGCGCTTTTCGGTCGGTTTGGAAGATCCCGAAGATCTGATCAGCGACATCACCGCCGCGCTGGATGAAACATTCAAGTAA
- a CDS encoding aldehyde dehydrogenase family protein, with protein MNNLSLSLAADYKAMVVSNPFDGSPVGEVMDMPASSATPLIDTALLGALVARELPRHERARILEATASGVEADRDAFARLIVAESGKTLKQARKEVSRCINTLKLSAEEARRNAGEVIPFDAYAGSESRQGWYTREPLGVIVAITPYNDPLNLVAHKLGPAIAGGNAVVLKPSELTPLSAIKLVGCLIDAGLPPGVVSVATGGAALGKALVAHRAVRMVSFTGGFVTGEQISRIAGLKKLAMDLGGNAPVIVMADSDLAAAIDACVSGAFWAAGQNCIGTQRILIEAPAFDAFKKGFVEKTRALVVGDPADERTDVGPMISEAAAKRAEALVNEAVDHGATLLFGNLRVGSLYSPTVLENVGCDCPLWYEEVFSPVVMLQSVGSLEEALTLANEPQYSLHAGIFTRDLNVALSAAKRLEAGGVMINDSSDFRFDAMPFGGFKYGSMGREGVRFAYEEMTQPKVVCLNHTGTGASVFSPGKTTTSF; from the coding sequence ATGAATAATTTGAGTCTCTCGCTCGCGGCTGATTATAAGGCGATGGTTGTTAGCAACCCCTTTGACGGTTCTCCAGTGGGTGAGGTGATGGACATGCCCGCTTCATCAGCGACCCCGCTGATTGACACGGCACTGCTGGGGGCCCTGGTTGCCAGGGAGCTGCCGCGACATGAACGGGCGCGGATATTGGAAGCCACCGCGTCAGGTGTCGAAGCCGACAGGGATGCGTTTGCCCGGCTTATCGTGGCCGAGTCCGGGAAAACCTTGAAGCAAGCAAGGAAGGAAGTCTCGCGCTGCATCAACACCTTGAAACTCTCCGCTGAGGAAGCCAGGCGCAATGCCGGCGAGGTGATCCCGTTCGATGCCTACGCCGGGTCGGAGTCCCGCCAGGGCTGGTACACCCGCGAGCCGCTCGGCGTCATTGTCGCCATCACGCCTTATAACGATCCGCTGAATCTGGTGGCCCATAAGCTCGGACCGGCCATCGCAGGTGGCAACGCGGTCGTGCTCAAGCCTTCCGAGTTGACGCCGCTGTCGGCGATCAAACTGGTGGGTTGTCTGATCGACGCCGGCTTGCCGCCCGGCGTGGTCAGCGTTGCGACAGGTGGCGCTGCGTTGGGCAAGGCCCTGGTCGCGCACCGCGCGGTGCGCATGGTTTCGTTCACCGGGGGCTTCGTCACCGGTGAGCAGATTTCCCGTATCGCCGGCCTGAAGAAGCTGGCAATGGACTTGGGCGGCAATGCGCCGGTAATCGTCATGGCCGACAGCGACCTTGCCGCTGCCATTGACGCCTGCGTGTCGGGTGCGTTCTGGGCAGCGGGGCAGAACTGCATTGGCACTCAACGCATCTTGATCGAGGCGCCGGCCTTTGACGCCTTCAAAAAAGGCTTTGTCGAAAAGACCCGCGCACTGGTCGTCGGCGATCCTGCGGACGAGCGCACGGACGTCGGCCCCATGATCAGCGAAGCGGCGGCCAAGCGCGCTGAAGCGTTGGTCAACGAAGCGGTTGATCACGGCGCCACGTTGCTGTTCGGCAACCTGCGCGTGGGCTCGCTGTATTCGCCAACGGTCCTGGAAAACGTCGGCTGCGATTGTCCGCTCTGGTACGAGGAAGTCTTCAGCCCGGTGGTGATGCTGCAATCGGTGGGCTCGCTGGAAGAGGCGTTGACGCTGGCCAATGAGCCGCAATACAGCCTGCACGCCGGCATTTTCACCCGAGACCTGAACGTTGCCCTGAGCGCCGCCAAACGGCTGGAGGCGGGTGGTGTGATGATCAACGATTCGTCGGACTTCCGTTTTGATGCGATGCCTTTCGGCGGCTTCAAATACGGAAGCATGGGCCGCGAAGGCGTGCGTTTTGCCTACGAGGAGATGACCCAGCCCAAGGTCGTCTGCCTTAACCATACAGGCACCGGTGCAAGCGTGTTTTCACCCGGCAAGACAACAACATCCTTCTGA